A region from the Lolium perenne isolate Kyuss_39 chromosome 4, Kyuss_2.0, whole genome shotgun sequence genome encodes:
- the LOC139839117 gene encoding putative F-box protein At1g32420 produces MAGLPRIVPNPACLGLPEEIFGWEILVRLPAKDVVRCRAVCRAWRRLASTRDFLLENHLHQPSLPLVLLSRRQRGCTWSDLRAFHHRAATPEAQLQPVVRIDDSTAITVQTSRDGLLLLSVCTFSPYIERGFICNPTTRQIGQVPEIQDFHVTVLYRHPPTGEYRLLLQMMGMYGQKKPCYVFALGCNQVRPRSIGRLPEQVDFFDASVLVSGNLHWSWWPRPVKKDQSEKTITVFDTTAESFRLMRGPVIPTSTAYLYEVDGTLGIYSCNDTITTVDIWLIKDYDSEVWSHIYHVKLPVAEIRGDERRDVMVVHEGRDVFVLYSFGQTLFLVDTDGKLLTSLQLDAYIIFPATHRIKQSLVQHSFFSALQDASLNAWSFI; encoded by the coding sequence ATGGCGGGCCTCCCTAGAATAGTACCAAATCCGGCATGCCTCGGTCTTCCCGAGGAGATCTTCGGCTGGGAGATCCTGGTGCGCCTGCCCGCCAAGGACGTCGTGCGTTGCCGCGCTGTCTGCCGCGCTTGGCGCCGCCTCGCCTCTACCCGCGACTTCCTCCTGGAAAACCACCTCCACCAGCCCtccctccccctcgtcctcctcaGCAGACGCCAACGCGGTTGCACATGGAGCGACCTCCGCGCCTTTCACCACCGGGCTGCCACCCCCGAGGCCCAGCTCCAGCCCGTCGTCCGGATTGACGACTCCACTGCCATCACAGTGCAGACCTCCCGcgatggcctcctcctcctctcagtTTGTACGTTCTCGCCTTATATCGAGCGTGGCTTCATCTGTAACCCAACCACGCGCCAGATTGGTCAAGTCCCGGAGATTCAAGACTTCCATGTCACGGTGCTATATCGGCATCCTCCTACCGGTGAGTACCGGCTGCTACTACAAATGATGGGCATGTACGGTCAGAAAAAGCCCTGCTACGTCTTTGCATTGGGCTGCAACCAGGTGCGGCCGAGGAGCATCGGGCGTCTGCCAGAGCAGGTGGACTTCTTCGACGCATCTGTCCTGGTCAGTGGTAACCTGCATTGGAGTTGGTGGCCGCGCCCTGTGAAGAAGGATCAGAGTGAGAAGACCATAACGGTGTTCGACACCACAGCCGAGTCGTTCCGACTGATGCGTGGTCCAGTCATTCCGACAAGCACAGCATATCTGTATGAGGTGGATGGCACACTCGGCATCTACAGCTGTAACGATACCATCACGACTGTTGATATCTGGTTGATCAAGGACTATGATAGTGAGGTCTGGTCCCATATATACCATGTCAAATTGCCGGTGGCAGAGATCAGGGGGGATGAGCGCCGGGATGTGATGGTTGTACATGAGGGGAGAGATGTGTTTGTACTCTACAGTTTTGGACAAACTCTGTTTCTTGTTGACACTGATGGGAAATTGCTGACAAGTTTGCAGTTGGATGCCTACATCATCTTTCCAGCTACACATAGGATCAAGCAAAGCCTTGTTCAACATAGCTTCTTTTCAGCACTGCAGGATGCCTCTTTGAATGCCTGGTCTTTCATCTGA